A window of the Candidatus Lokiarchaeota archaeon genome harbors these coding sequences:
- a CDS encoding iron-containing alcohol dehydrogenase encodes MPWWFTVPKVIFGEDALNELTELKGKKAFIVTDPNINELGFPEKVCDLLVSEQWEAAIWDGAEPDPRVSVVENAADAMRRFGPDWIMTVGGGSVIDTAKAAWILYEHPDTDLAAVTPLEPLDLRNRSRLLCIPTTAGTGSEATKAVVIRDDDTGRKFATNNNELVPDVAILDPSFVRGLPKDLTAYTGLDSLTHAIEAYISNWKNDYSDACAIQSLRIIFQWLPKSVANLEDEQAREKMLVAANLAGMAFSNSQVCLAHSLGHCMGSVLEIHHGMAVGIALPYTIEYNSFENSDTAEMYAELATFIDIDEQDDGAAALALAQKIRELQNEIGAPTSLKEAGVKKKQLEDGLDKLVEFTMMDSSITMNPRDIGSEGIRRMYHYMYEGKSIDF; translated from the coding sequence ATGCCTTGGTGGTTCACTGTTCCAAAGGTGATTTTTGGTGAGGATGCGCTAAACGAACTTACAGAGTTGAAAGGAAAGAAGGCCTTCATTGTAACAGATCCGAACATCAATGAGCTTGGCTTTCCGGAGAAGGTCTGCGACCTGTTGGTTAGCGAACAATGGGAAGCAGCAATCTGGGATGGTGCAGAACCTGACCCCCGTGTATCAGTAGTGGAAAATGCAGCAGATGCTATGCGTCGTTTTGGGCCGGATTGGATCATGACTGTTGGTGGAGGTAGCGTCATTGATACAGCGAAGGCCGCTTGGATTCTCTATGAACATCCCGATACTGATTTAGCTGCTGTTACTCCTCTGGAACCTCTCGATTTGCGGAATAGAAGTCGTCTCCTTTGTATACCAACAACTGCCGGTACCGGTTCTGAAGCAACAAAGGCGGTGGTAATCCGAGATGATGACACAGGTCGCAAATTCGCCACTAACAACAATGAGTTAGTTCCTGATGTGGCTATTCTAGACCCCTCATTCGTTCGTGGTCTTCCCAAGGATCTTACAGCCTATACTGGATTGGATAGCCTGACTCATGCAATTGAAGCCTACATATCAAACTGGAAGAATGACTATTCTGATGCATGTGCGATTCAATCACTGAGGATTATTTTCCAGTGGCTACCGAAGAGTGTGGCCAACTTGGAGGACGAGCAGGCACGAGAGAAAATGCTGGTTGCCGCCAATCTAGCTGGAATGGCCTTCAGTAATTCACAGGTATGTTTGGCCCACTCTCTTGGCCACTGTATGGGTTCTGTACTTGAGATCCATCATGGGATGGCTGTGGGTATAGCCCTTCCATATACGATCGAGTACAACTCCTTTGAAAACTCTGATACAGCTGAGATGTACGCTGAGCTGGCCACCTTCATTGATATTGACGAACAAGATGACGGAGCAGCTGCTCTCGCATTAGCTCAGAAAATAAGAGAATTGCAAAACGAAATAGGTGCTCCAACCAGTTTGAAAGAAGCCGGAGTGAAAAAGAAACAATTGGAAGACGGTCTCGACAAACTAGTTGAATTCACAATGATGGATTCCAGCATAACCATGAATCCCCGTGATATTGGCAGTGAAGGGATTCGACGGATGTATCATTATATGTACGAGGGCAAGTCAATAGATTTCTGA
- a CDS encoding ATP-binding cassette domain-containing protein, with product MIESRGLTKVFGEDFKAVDNLSFDVTSGSVYGLLGPNGSGKSTTMRILLGLLKPDEGTARINGYDIRKELVKAKRVIGYVPEDPVLPERMTGWEYVNYVADIWRIPRGAEREEDIEDLLLLLDIQDASNDLIEAYSKGMARKISLVAALIHRPKVLILDEVQAGIDPRGAATIKEILNGLKERGASILMSTHILEIAEQMCDRIGIIDEGKLIAEGTMDELRQKAEGEESLEEIFLDLTGGPDMQLILQYLQNSEDTEE from the coding sequence ATGATTGAATCAAGGGGCCTAACAAAGGTCTTTGGCGAGGATTTCAAGGCAGTGGATAACTTATCCTTTGACGTAACATCTGGCTCGGTCTACGGATTGCTTGGACCAAACGGATCAGGCAAGTCAACTACAATGCGGATACTACTGGGCCTTCTAAAACCAGATGAAGGTACTGCCCGAATCAACGGCTATGATATCCGTAAGGAATTGGTCAAGGCCAAGAGGGTGATTGGCTACGTGCCTGAAGATCCGGTTTTACCCGAACGCATGACGGGCTGGGAATACGTAAATTATGTGGCTGATATATGGCGTATACCACGTGGTGCAGAGCGCGAGGAAGACATTGAAGATCTGCTTCTCCTACTCGACATCCAAGATGCAAGCAATGACCTAATTGAAGCCTACTCCAAAGGAATGGCGAGGAAAATCAGCCTCGTTGCTGCACTGATACACCGTCCGAAAGTGCTTATTCTCGATGAAGTGCAGGCAGGAATTGATCCAAGGGGAGCAGCAACTATCAAGGAAATACTCAACGGACTGAAGGAACGGGGAGCCTCGATTCTGATGAGCACCCATATTCTTGAAATTGCAGAACAGATGTGTGATAGGATAGGAATCATAGATGAAGGAAAACTAATTGCAGAAGGTACGATGGACGAGCTCCGTCAGAAGGCGGAGGGCGAAGAAAGCCTCGAAGAAATCTTCCTCGACCTCACAGGCGGGCCAGATATGCAGTTGATTTTGCAGTACCTCCAGAATTCAGAAGATACAGAGGAATAG
- the pepD gene encoding beta-Ala-His dipeptidase, whose product MVSNMVLEHLEPTVVWEIFESLLVQTPRESKKEDKIREVIINWVKEQSDRKDIELSIYEDDVGNILIKKPPTDDMQDAPPLLLQGHMDMVAETDRPDGFDFDTQPIPARIQENGEWVDADGTTLGADNGIGVALALALLIKENLSHGPLEVLLTVDEETGLTGAFGLDVDQLPIQSKLMINIDTEDMHHITIGAAGGGNTRLTRELNFEETDDTWQYIEMKVSGLLGGHSGVDIHLPRANANKLIARILSAIVQEVPIRLSRWNGGSKHNTITRDSSIVFAIKSGDQEEAASVYEEQKNRILSYYHEEEDPLEPNIAISWDECEDAEAIGIEESKTIIQTAHAIPHGPIRFSPAIEGLVELSNNFAIVSTDEKGLLFHLSSRSNIDSELDALRSRLADLGRLGEWEVEREQAYPGWTPKPKSPFLKFVKEKYADVSGKDIIIEAVHAGLECGLIGAKIPNMQTVSIGPTIENPHTPDERVRIDDVAETYEVLQAIVEDLPEM is encoded by the coding sequence ATGGTTTCTAATATGGTCTTAGAGCATCTCGAACCAACAGTCGTCTGGGAAATCTTCGAAAGCCTGCTGGTACAAACACCTCGGGAATCCAAGAAGGAGGACAAAATCCGAGAAGTTATCATAAACTGGGTGAAGGAGCAATCAGATAGAAAAGATATAGAGCTCAGCATCTATGAAGATGATGTCGGCAACATCTTGATCAAGAAGCCTCCAACCGATGATATGCAGGACGCACCACCTTTGCTTCTGCAGGGCCATATGGATATGGTAGCTGAAACCGACAGACCCGACGGTTTCGATTTTGATACACAACCCATTCCCGCAAGAATTCAAGAAAATGGTGAATGGGTTGATGCAGACGGCACCACGCTTGGAGCAGATAATGGTATAGGCGTAGCCCTTGCCTTGGCTCTGCTCATCAAAGAGAATCTCTCCCATGGTCCACTTGAGGTCCTGCTCACTGTCGATGAAGAAACAGGGCTGACAGGCGCTTTTGGGCTTGATGTGGATCAATTACCGATTCAGAGTAAGTTGATGATAAATATCGATACAGAGGATATGCACCACATCACGATAGGCGCCGCTGGAGGCGGAAATACTAGACTTACCCGTGAATTGAACTTCGAAGAGACTGATGATACGTGGCAGTATATTGAGATGAAGGTTTCAGGTCTGCTCGGTGGTCATTCTGGTGTTGATATTCATCTGCCTCGAGCCAATGCGAACAAACTGATTGCAAGGATACTATCAGCAATAGTCCAAGAAGTGCCAATTAGGCTATCTCGGTGGAACGGCGGTAGCAAACACAACACAATAACACGAGATTCATCTATTGTATTTGCAATCAAATCCGGTGACCAAGAAGAAGCTGCATCAGTATATGAAGAACAGAAGAACCGGATTCTCTCCTACTACCACGAAGAGGAGGACCCACTTGAACCAAACATAGCAATCTCATGGGATGAATGTGAGGATGCAGAAGCAATTGGAATTGAAGAATCCAAGACCATTATTCAAACAGCCCACGCCATACCTCATGGGCCCATTCGGTTTTCCCCGGCTATTGAAGGCCTAGTTGAGTTGTCCAATAATTTTGCAATTGTTAGTACAGATGAGAAAGGACTGTTATTCCATCTTTCATCTCGAAGCAACATCGATTCGGAGCTGGACGCACTGAGAAGTCGATTAGCCGACCTAGGACGCCTTGGAGAATGGGAAGTCGAACGAGAGCAAGCCTATCCTGGTTGGACACCGAAACCAAAGAGTCCGTTCCTGAAGTTCGTTAAGGAAAAATACGCGGATGTTAGTGGTAAGGACATCATCATTGAGGCTGTGCACGCAGGCCTCGAATGTGGTCTAATTGGAGCAAAGATTCCGAATATGCAGACAGTCTCTATTGGTCCGACCATAGAAAACCCACACACTCCAGATGAAAGAGTCCGGATTGATGATGTGGCAGAAACATACGAAGTTCTTCAGGCGATTGTGGAAGACCTCCCAGAGATGTAG
- a CDS encoding phosphatase PAP2 family protein → MFFDPGFTDLFREALPWAGSFFRAITELGSEAFYIAFILIVYWVYDKRTAIRTAFVLLASLLLNYWLKVLIQNPRPDPSNWYGDYEASNYSTPSGHAQNSASFFGWIAAEARTSWIHILSLVLIVLIGVSRVYLGVHYLTDVVLGWAVGLFVVVLVLLSENWIRKQISKVSEWRFYAGLFVFGLAATIVSTYLLPSAPSDNFGALGGLVMGVAIALPLEKEYIGFECSIPENAKWKSVVRVLIGLTLVMVSLIGLGVILPSEIVWLRALRYCIVVIIGVFVWPYIFDKLSL, encoded by the coding sequence ATGTTCTTCGACCCTGGATTCACTGATCTATTTCGTGAAGCATTACCATGGGCAGGCTCCTTCTTCCGCGCTATTACTGAGCTAGGCTCAGAAGCTTTCTATATTGCTTTCATTTTGATTGTATACTGGGTATATGATAAACGGACAGCAATTAGAACTGCTTTCGTTCTTCTTGCTAGTCTTCTTTTGAATTACTGGCTGAAGGTTCTTATCCAGAATCCTCGACCTGACCCGAGCAACTGGTACGGAGATTATGAAGCAAGCAACTACAGCACGCCTAGCGGCCATGCTCAGAACTCCGCTTCGTTCTTTGGATGGATTGCCGCTGAAGCTAGGACATCTTGGATTCATATTCTATCGCTAGTACTGATTGTGCTCATTGGAGTTTCACGAGTGTATCTTGGTGTTCACTACTTGACTGATGTTGTACTAGGTTGGGCGGTGGGATTGTTTGTCGTTGTTTTGGTACTCCTTTCAGAAAACTGGATTCGGAAACAAATCTCAAAGGTGAGTGAGTGGCGATTCTATGCTGGTTTGTTTGTGTTTGGCCTTGCAGCAACTATCGTCAGTACGTATCTCCTTCCTTCAGCCCCCTCTGATAACTTCGGTGCGCTAGGTGGCCTTGTTATGGGTGTTGCAATTGCTTTACCCTTGGAAAAGGAGTACATTGGCTTTGAATGCAGTATTCCTGAAAATGCGAAGTGGAAATCTGTCGTCAGAGTTCTGATTGGCCTTACATTGGTGATGGTGTCTTTGATTGGTCTTGGTGTTATTCTACCATCAGAAATCGTTTGGTTGCGAGCACTGCGATACTGCATTGTGGTCATAATTGGGGTCTTCGTATGGCCTTACATATTTGATAAGCTTAGCCTTTGA
- a CDS encoding aldehyde ferredoxin oxidoreductase gives MDGYRGKLLRVNLSSEKISEYHLDNGVLRTFLGGSGLGSRILYDYIDESTNPLGPENPLLFITGPFCGTRVPTGSKATVCAKSPQTGLLGYSTFGGHLGADIRFAGYDGLLIEGTAKNPVYVLAEDSTVEIRDAAHLWGMDTQKAWETLKEETGHNRAGIARIGAAGENLVKFANIMIDHYRAAGRTGMGAVMGSKKLKAVVVHGTQRDIAVAKAEELSEFVTALNQESRNDATFNMYSELGTAGFVDMATMMYGSLPVKYYTESDFDAYAISGSTVKETILTGKKACYRCPIGCGRVIEIDEGKYATGEFVGPELEVTGTFGTLIMNDNIEALSYANKKLDLVGLDTISTGNIIAFAYYLFDQDIIAEEDLDGIAPRWGDADAAIRFIEKIALRDGIGDVMAEGSGEFGRKFGVEHLAAQVNGLELPQHDPRAFSGMALAYTTSPRGACHMTADMYNVQMGVSYPDFEIESEDRFANEAKITARLQNLRSLTNSALICNFYPVKGKQLAKLLELVTGWSFSLNELNRIGERIFTLQRMLNLKLGYHPSGEELPDIVMKPLEGPTEGYVPDVEEQLNLWYEIRDWDRNTGKPNRGKLRELDLTDLHNTPLS, from the coding sequence TTGGATGGCTATAGAGGGAAACTACTCCGTGTAAATCTATCTTCTGAGAAGATAAGCGAGTATCACTTGGATAATGGGGTGCTCCGAACTTTCTTGGGCGGTTCTGGACTCGGTTCTCGGATACTCTATGATTACATTGATGAATCAACCAATCCATTAGGTCCCGAAAACCCTCTTCTGTTCATCACCGGACCGTTCTGTGGCACGAGAGTCCCTACTGGCAGCAAAGCGACGGTCTGTGCCAAATCACCTCAGACCGGCCTGCTGGGCTACAGCACCTTTGGCGGCCATCTTGGGGCGGATATCAGATTTGCTGGATATGACGGGCTGTTGATTGAAGGAACTGCGAAAAACCCCGTTTATGTACTAGCCGAAGACTCAACGGTTGAAATACGAGACGCTGCGCATCTGTGGGGAATGGATACACAGAAAGCATGGGAAACCCTCAAGGAAGAGACCGGGCACAACAGGGCTGGTATAGCTCGGATTGGTGCTGCAGGAGAAAATCTCGTCAAGTTCGCCAATATTATGATTGACCACTATCGGGCGGCTGGTCGTACCGGTATGGGCGCAGTAATGGGCTCAAAGAAACTTAAGGCCGTTGTAGTTCATGGTACGCAGCGAGATATTGCGGTTGCTAAGGCTGAGGAATTGTCGGAATTTGTTACTGCTCTGAATCAAGAAAGCAGGAATGATGCGACCTTCAACATGTATTCAGAGCTGGGAACAGCCGGTTTTGTTGATATGGCGACCATGATGTATGGCTCCCTTCCGGTGAAGTACTACACCGAATCTGATTTTGACGCCTATGCTATTAGTGGAAGTACAGTCAAGGAGACAATTCTAACTGGAAAGAAAGCATGCTATCGATGTCCTATTGGATGTGGACGGGTAATCGAAATCGATGAGGGGAAATATGCCACAGGCGAGTTTGTTGGGCCCGAACTAGAAGTAACAGGTACTTTTGGAACCTTGATTATGAATGACAACATTGAGGCCTTATCATATGCCAATAAGAAACTCGATTTGGTTGGGCTTGACACCATATCAACTGGCAACATCATAGCTTTTGCCTATTATCTCTTTGACCAAGACATCATTGCTGAGGAGGACTTGGATGGCATAGCTCCCCGCTGGGGCGATGCTGATGCAGCTATTCGTTTCATCGAGAAAATTGCCCTGCGCGATGGAATTGGGGATGTAATGGCAGAAGGAAGCGGGGAATTTGGCCGAAAATTTGGGGTTGAGCATCTTGCAGCACAGGTTAACGGCCTTGAACTGCCACAACACGATCCCCGTGCATTCTCTGGCATGGCATTGGCCTACACCACTTCACCAAGAGGGGCATGTCATATGACCGCTGACATGTACAACGTGCAAATGGGAGTGTCATATCCCGATTTTGAGATAGAAAGCGAGGACCGTTTTGCAAATGAAGCCAAGATTACTGCACGATTGCAAAACCTTCGTTCTTTGACCAATTCTGCCCTTATCTGCAATTTCTATCCCGTGAAAGGCAAACAACTAGCCAAACTTCTTGAGCTTGTAACCGGTTGGAGTTTCTCCTTAAATGAACTCAATCGTATCGGAGAGCGGATTTTTACACTCCAACGCATGTTGAATCTCAAACTTGGATACCATCCTTCAGGCGAGGAACTCCCGGACATAGTGATGAAACCACTTGAGGGTCCCACTGAGGGATATGTCCCAGACGTTGAAGAACAGCTGAATCTTTGGTATGAGATTCGCGATTGGGACCGAAACACAGGAAAACCAAACAGAGGCAAATTGCGTGAACTGGACTTGACTGATTTGCATAATACACCATTGAGTTGA
- a CDS encoding methyltransferase domain-containing protein, protein MQFRYLTDSDYEQAFYEFGNFRAKIAEKIHELSSSNENIILDFLAGHGLLSAEIAMLFPYARIYALGLSNDAESWKRLRGSEKFPERTWRRFHYLTADARHIPLKSSTCEIVVNFLGLEDLRMTSGIEGIHCAISEIRRITKDNALVQVSIVEYGEEPEEKIAEEVWKTIGLNAIFLEENEYLRLFEKEGMHKIEELELKWGRKMTPRQAREELEFACKEAPRIFSGFGVEAVSVDDLWNKFGHRIEEHGMAYWSRVKANILRKQ, encoded by the coding sequence TTGCAATTTCGATACCTAACGGATTCTGATTACGAACAGGCGTTCTATGAATTTGGTAATTTCAGAGCCAAAATTGCAGAGAAGATACACGAACTGAGTTCGAGTAATGAGAATATCATTCTTGATTTCTTGGCAGGTCATGGATTGCTGTCAGCGGAAATTGCCATGTTATTTCCTTATGCAAGAATATACGCGCTGGGATTGAGCAATGATGCTGAATCTTGGAAACGGCTCAGAGGATCTGAAAAATTTCCTGAAAGGACTTGGCGAAGGTTTCACTACTTGACAGCGGATGCAAGGCATATCCCATTAAAATCGTCTACATGTGAAATTGTAGTGAATTTTTTAGGGCTTGAAGATCTCCGAATGACATCTGGAATAGAAGGGATTCATTGTGCTATTTCCGAGATTCGCAGAATAACGAAGGATAACGCACTAGTTCAAGTTAGCATAGTAGAATACGGTGAGGAACCTGAAGAGAAAATAGCAGAGGAGGTTTGGAAGACCATTGGATTGAATGCAATCTTTCTTGAAGAGAATGAGTATCTTCGGTTATTCGAGAAAGAGGGGATGCACAAAATTGAGGAACTCGAGTTGAAATGGGGGAGAAAAATGACCCCAAGACAAGCTAGGGAGGAACTAGAATTCGCATGCAAGGAAGCTCCTCGAATATTCTCTGGCTTCGGCGTGGAAGCTGTTTCGGTCGATGACCTCTGGAATAAATTCGGTCATAGAATAGAAGAACACGGGATGGCATATTGGTCACGAGTGAAGGCCAACATCCTAAGGAAGCAGTGA
- a CDS encoding amino acid kinase: MEQDLTILKLGGSLITDKSEPYTVRHDILEGAAKEVKECIDQGLIEGLILLHGVGSYGHPPVLKHKLHKGYLGPDQLLPLSQTQSEVAELRNLVVKQFQEVGVPVCLMYPSSMFIQEKMQIIKYFFEPLKGWVDIGMVPLLGGDIIIDPAMGWSVGSGDQMAVVIAQELGAKRLLFACDVAGIYDADPKTHPDASLMKKVNLNNIDAVFEEMGKSDVVDASGAMKGKLNSIVPAKNLIEKGLKVSLFSMMEYGNLTALLKGAEIEATDVVVR, translated from the coding sequence ATGGAACAAGATCTCACTATCCTCAAGCTTGGCGGCTCGCTCATTACTGACAAATCTGAGCCATATACAGTACGCCACGATATTCTGGAAGGTGCCGCCAAGGAAGTAAAAGAGTGCATAGATCAGGGATTGATTGAAGGACTTATTCTGCTTCATGGAGTCGGTTCGTATGGCCATCCTCCTGTTCTCAAACACAAGCTGCACAAAGGATACCTAGGACCTGACCAGCTATTACCATTGTCTCAAACACAGTCGGAAGTAGCAGAACTTAGGAATTTGGTTGTGAAGCAATTCCAAGAAGTTGGGGTGCCGGTCTGTTTGATGTACCCCTCTTCGATGTTTATTCAGGAGAAGATGCAGATAATCAAGTACTTCTTCGAACCGCTCAAAGGATGGGTCGATATCGGAATGGTTCCCTTGTTAGGCGGCGACATCATCATTGACCCTGCTATGGGCTGGAGCGTGGGAAGTGGAGATCAAATGGCAGTTGTTATTGCCCAAGAGCTGGGAGCGAAGCGGCTCCTATTTGCCTGTGACGTAGCTGGTATTTACGATGCAGATCCAAAAACTCACCCAGATGCTTCGCTGATGAAAAAAGTGAATCTCAACAATATCGATGCCGTTTTTGAGGAGATGGGAAAATCGGATGTTGTTGATGCCAGCGGAGCCATGAAAGGTAAACTGAACTCAATCGTCCCTGCAAAGAATCTAATTGAGAAGGGCTTGAAAGTTTCGCTTTTCTCAATGATGGAGTATGGCAATCTCACAGCCCTTCTCAAAGGTGCGGAAATCGAAGCAACGGATGTAGTAGTGCGTTGA